The Oncorhynchus gorbuscha isolate QuinsamMale2020 ecotype Even-year linkage group LG06, OgorEven_v1.0, whole genome shotgun sequence sequence TAGCTGCCTAAATCATCCATAAACCAGCTTAAGTTATCCTTATAACAAACTACCTTATCTCCCCCATGCTCTAGGTCAGAGTGGAGCTGGTAACAACTGGGCTAAGGGCCACTACACAGAGGGAGCAGAGCTAGTGGAAGCAGTGATGGACGTGGTGAGGAAGGAGGCAGATAACTGTGACTGTCTCCAGGGCTTCCAGCTTACCCACTCCCTGGGCGGGGGCACAGGCTCCGGCATGGGGACCCTACTCATCAACAAGATCCAGGAGGAGTACCCCGACCGTATGATGGCCACCTTCAGCGTGGTCCCCTCCCCTAAGGTGTCGGACACGGTGGTGGAGCCCTACAACGccaccctctctgttcaccaGCTTCTAGAGAACACAGACGAAACTTTCTGCATCGACAATGAGGCGATCTACGACATCTGCTTCCGCAAGCTCAAGCTCCCCACACCCACCTACGGAGACCTCAACCACTTGGTGTCGGTCACCATGAGTGGGGTGACCACATGCCTTCGCTTCCCAGGCCAGCTCAACGCCGACCTCCGCAAGCTGGCCGTCAACATGGTACCCTTCCCCCGCCTGCACTTCTTCATACTGGGCTTCGCCCCGCTCACTAACAGGGGGGGCCTGCAGTACCGTGCCCTCACCGTGCCTGAACTCACCCAGCAGGCGTTCGACGCCAAGAACATGATGGCAGCCTGCGACCCGCGTAACGGGCGCTACCTCACTGCGGCGATGGTGTTCCGGGGTCACATGTCTATGAGGGAGGTGGACGAGCAGATGCTGGCCATTCAAAACAAGAACAGCAGCTACTTTGTGGACTGGATCCCCAACAACATTAAGACAGCGGTCTGTAATATCCCACCCCCTGGACTCAAGCTGTCCGCCACCTTCATAGGTAACAATACAGCCATCCAGGAGCTGTTCAAGCGTCTCTCTGAGCAGTTCACCGCTATGTTCCGTCGCAAGGCCTTCCTGCACTGGTACACGGGAGAGGGAATGGACGAGATGGAGTTCACCGAGGCCGAGAGCAACATGAATGACCTGGTGTCTGAGTACCAGCAGTACCAGGACGCCACCACTGAGGAGGAGGTGTTTGAGGATGAAGAGGAAGAAAAAGGAATAGCCTGAGATCCAGAACAATAATGTAACTTTCTTAAACCATCAAATAATGGGCCGTACCAACACCAACAAAATCGTAATGATGGTGCAAATGCATCCAATGACATTTTCACATGACATTTTTcatgattttttgttgttgctttgtcTGAATGTCTATAGCAGTTAGCCCAAGCAGGGTCCCAAAATGCCTTGCCGTCTCAGAAATGGATAGTGACTTCAAGTAGCACTTATTATGTATATAACCCATATTGAAGCCACTTTGTAATTAACTTCTTCTCCTGAATGCATTATGTGTTACGTAATATTTATATTATTAAAGTTAAGATTTTTTTACTGCACAACGTTtggaattctatttctatggttggtGGGAGTCAAAGTTCACCTTTATAATAAACGATTGCATGCATCTATCATCGCATTTGCAGAggaacaataaaataacattccTAATGTCATAAGGAGGTCTAGGCTACAAGTATGCACTATGCTATTTTAGGCATATGTGAAGCAGCTCGCTTGCCAGCCATGGTCCCAGCAATttgaaatatttttgaattttcaGCGGAATGCTGTCGAGGGGTTCCGCCTGGCCTAGAAAGGTTAATACAATTGGTTGGCCTAGGCTACAGCATACAAAGCAGAAAGAATACAATTCCCAAATAATCAGCTGGACAAAAACGGTTGTCTGTCTGAGCGACCTGCTCCGCCCGCAGCATGAAACATATGGCCACGCCGCAATGATCTCTGTCGGGACCCGCATGCTCTCTAGCCTACATTCGGTAATAGTAGTCCTAGTCACTGCAGCCTAATATGTTAATTTAACTCACGACTTAAAAGTTCATCGAACTCACAAATTTAATAAGACCATTCTGAATAGAGGCACATTCGGGGCTTTTCTAAACACATTACATGGAGACAAGTAGAATATTTTTTAATACCACAAAAATTAACAAAATGACACAGACAAACTTAGATAATTATAAACAATCTTGTCTTGAGTGTAACCAATAGCCTAGGCCGACGGAAAGAGGGGAGACAAACAGATTGTACCATATGACATCCATCTAGCCTGGGGGAGAAAATGATAGtcctaaaaaaaaaaactttccagaGGCACAGACTCAATGATAAAGAGTGTGACGGCTGGGCTTAGTCTCGGAAACCCGACCAACAGGTAACCGCAGTGCCCATGATCCCACCCAGACTGTCTTGGTAAATTCTAAATGGGAAAAACTAAATGTTCCCGGGGAGGGTCCTTTTCAGACAGACAACTATCCCAACAAATGGCCTGTAGGCAGACATGCCAGAACATTCAAATTCAAAACGAAAGTGGCTTTCAGATGTATATTTTTAGGCCACCTGTGGCGTTCCGGTTCATCTGCTCTGTCGTATTGTCATCACATGTTAAGGTTGAACACTGAGTTCCTCAAAAGCCTGTGCAAAACAAACTAAGTTGGAATAGTTACCACTTTATTACTATATGTAATCAGTAATGTTAgtattattaatattatattgGAATATGTAATATGCGTACATATTTAAGGAAAGTTttaatttgcagtgtacaaacttAAACATGATGAACAGAAATGACATTTACTCTAACGGGTGGCCAAAAATACATATATGAAAGCCACACCTccaatcttctgataggctgccacCTCTACAAGATATTATTACAAAGGTAAAAATAATACCTTTACAAGAGGGATTCATCAAAGACCGTTTTCAGAAGGGTTCCTCAAGGAACCTTTTTGAACTGGAAATGTTCCCCCAGTGTGGTAATTCTTtcaggatcagtttagccttttgttcaCAACTAATAACATCACATGGACAGGGGGAATCTGTTGCTAGATCAACATTCCTATCCTGATTCATGGAAAGAGAAGACTTGTGGACAAGAAACGTCTGATTTCTTCACCCCGTGAAGGTACTAGCAGCTGGTATATTTTGTTTAAGTTGTATTAGATTATTGTCTGCAACTGTGGCTGAGCACTCACACACTTAATTATCAACAATAATTGTACACTCATAGAAAAAAGGTTCTGGGCTGTCCCATAAAAGAACCCTTATTTGTACCTGGTACAATCCTTTTGGTTTTCATGTACAGTTGCTTggaaaagtattcacccccctttgcatttttcctattttgttgccttacaacctggaattaaaattgatttttttgggggggttggtaTCATTTGAggtacacaacatgcctaccactatgaagatgcaaaatactttttattgtgaaacaaacaagaaattatACAAAacaactgaaaacttgagcgtgtatAACTATTCCCCCCCTTCCCCTagtttggcacatctagccactgggatttgtgtccattcttcaaggcaaaactgctccatccccttcaagttggatgggttccgctggtgtacagcaatctttgaaacataccacagattctcaattggattgaggtctgggctttgactaggccattccaatacatttaaatgtttatccttaaaccactcaagtgttgctttagcagtatgcttagggtcaatgtcctgatggaaggtgaacctctgtcccagtctcaaatctctggaagactgaaacaggtttccctcaagaatttccctgtatttagcgccatccatcattccttcaattctgaccagttttacCATCCCTGCCGAtgaaatacatccccacagcatgatgcagctatcaccatgcttcactgtcgggatggtgttctcggggggatgagaggtgttgggtttgtgccagacatagcttttccttgatggccaaaaagctcaatatttgtctcatctgaccagagtacaatCTTCAatatgtttggagagtctcccacatgccttttggcaaacaccgtacgtgtttgcttatttttttctggacactcttccataaagcccagctctgtggagtgtatgacTTAATGCGGTCCTATAGacagataaccctgaaggagctccacagcggagattgaattatctttggtctctttgttccctctctgattaatgccctccttgcctggtccgtgaggtTTGGtaggcagccctctcttggcaggtttgttctttccattttttaataatggatttaatggtgctccgtgggatgttctaAGTTTctgatacatttttttataacccaaccctgatctgtacttctccataaCCTGGCCTGTTTGGAGAGGTCCTTGGTCTTCATGATGCCCCTTGCTTAGCGGTGTTGGAGACTGGTGACtgtcagaacaggtgtatatatagagGTCATGTGACAgctcatgtgacacttaaataaagccaacctgtgtgcaatctaactaattatgtgacttctaaaggtaattggttgcaccagatcttatttaggtaAATACATATGCAGACACCACTTTTCCGTATTTAATTGTTTAGAATCTTTTGAAACAATActttttaatttcacttcaccaattttgactattttgtgtatgtccattacataaatccaaataaaaatctatttaaattacaggttgtaatgcaacaaaattggaaaaacaccaaggggggtgaaaacttttgcaaggcactgtagaaccATATGTGGAAAAGGAACAGAAAAGGATTTTCCTTTTAGGTTCTTAAaaatcttttatttttttatttttataaagacTGTACTGTGTAGCTACTTATCTAGCGACTTATCAATAACAAGTGCCTCTCTATGGGCCAATTTCCCTGGACTAAGAAGCACTTCCAAGGTACAATCTCTACTGTTTGTTAGTTTAGAAATGGGCTAAGTCTGTGTACGGAAAACCACCCTTATATGCagtagaggctgctgaggggaggacggctcatactAATGGTTGttacggagcgaatggaatggcatcaaacacatggaaattaCATTTACTCTACATTtactccactccagccattatcaCATACCTTtgctccccaattaaggtgccaccaacctcctgtgcttatACATTTTATATGTATTACACTACgttgctggaaaaccttggtagagcatgtgCGAAGTTAGGTCCTGTAATGCCCATATGAATttactttttaaaactttttttcagCTTCAGCCCAGCCTAACTGGCAAGTTTCTGTGTTTCATTTCTTATACTAGGTTTGAAATCCTATCTTTCTTCAGTTTTTTTAACTTCCCAGTGACTAACATTGAGATTCATCAGACACAAAGGAAAGGTTCCATATTACATTACTTCTGGATGACAGTATTACGAGCCTATTGTATTATCTCCCCTGGAATCGTGTGAGATCTTCTGTAAGCAGAATTGTGAAAACAATgccattctcacacacacacacacacacacacacacacacacacacacacacacacacacacacacacacacacacacacacacacacacacacacacacacacacacacacacacacacacacacacacacacacacacacacacacacacacacacacacacagtcattaaGAGAGGGGACAATGTGTGTTGCCGAGACAATGCCTGAGTTTAGGGGCGAACTGATTTGGAGGCCCCAGGCAGAGACCAGTCAGGGTAATCCTAGAATTTTGCTTCACTAAGGCAGAAGAGTGTATGAAGGAAAATAATAATATAGTTAAACTCTTGGTAAATAATATGGTCTATAGCGTATCATGAGGTATTCttttatagatatatacagttgaagtcggaagtttacatacacttaggctggagtcattaaaactcattttagtaacaatagtatgcaagtgtaAATAAcacgggaccacgcagccgtcataccgctcaggtaggagacgcgttctgtctcctagagatgaacgtacttgcgaaaagtgcaaatcaattccataacaacagcaaaggaccttgtgaagatgctggaggaaacaggtacaaaagtgtctttatccacagtaaaacaaatcctatatcgacataacctgaaaggccgctcagcaaggaagaagccactgctccaaaaccgacgtaaaaaagccagaccacggtttgcaactgcacatggggacaatgatcccactttttggagaaatgtcctctggtctgatgaaacaaaaatagaactgtttggccataatgaccattgttatgttcgtatgaaaagggggaggcttgcaagccgaagaactccatcccaaccgtgaagcatggggttggcagcatcatgttgtgggggtgctttgctgcaggagggactggtgcacttcacaaaatagatggcatcatgaggtaggaaaattatgtggatatattgaagcaatatctcaagacatcagtcaggaagttaaagtttggtcgcaaatgtgtcttccaaatggacaacaaccccaaacatacttccaaagttgtggaaaaatggcctaagaacaacaaagtcaagttattggagtggtcatcacaaaaccctgacttcaatcccatagaaaaagtgtgggcagaactgaaaaagcgtgtgcaagcaaggaggcctacaaacctgactcagttacaccagctctgtcaggaggaatgggccaaaattcccccaacttattgtgggaagcttgtggaaggctactcgaaacatttgacccaagttaaacaatttaaaggcaatgctaccaaatactaattgagtgtacagtatgtaaacttctgactcactgggaatgtgatgaaagatataaaagctgaaataaatcactctctactattattcggacatttcacattcttaaaataaagtggtgatcctaactgacctaagacagggaatttttactaggattaaatgtcagaaattgtgaaaaactgagcttaaatgtaattggctacggtgtatgtaaatttccgacttcaactgtatatataattttgttgttgttgtaatgatTATTATTTAATGTTACTTGTTTCAGGTCAACGTCAAACAAATGTTTACATGTGTAGGTAGATATATTTCAATTACAAAATGAAACAGATCATAACCAGCAAACaccaaaacaaatacaaaaacatacaAAAACAATACGTTTTACACATtccctttcagttctctgctcttcatTTTTCATTGCTTTAATATTCTTTTCTCACTCATTTCATTAACATTTTCGTTACATACAATTCATAATTTGAATGTCACAAAATGTGTGGCTGTAGTAAGAATAGCCATTGGTCCATTCTTATATGAACATGCCCTCCAGCTTTGTTTTGACATTTTCACATCTTAATTAATGGGAAAATCCCAAAAGATGGCCATTTTCCTTCTTACACTTACAACTGGTATCAGAGAATTCTGCTTTCAATTTATTACATATGATGGGAGTCCTATGAACTCTTTGCATAATCTTACACTGCATCTCTACCTTTCTGGTACCAGAGGTGGAAAATGCTATCAGAGATACCAGGAGGAATTACCTTGTTATTTATAAGGGGAGTCAGAACAGAAAAGTAATCATTTCTCCCAAGGTGTTTGCAAATCTCTCTCCAGATCTTAAAGGTGCTGTTAAAAATCGGTTATGTTTCACTTCTGTGCTGACTGAGTTTCTATCACCAGTCATAACACTGATTAATGAGTATGGAGATGTGAAACAGGAGTCATTACTGACCCAATTAGATCAATGTTCATCCTGAGCCATTCTGTAGTTATGCGAGCATGACATGCCCAGTTATAAAATAGCAAATTAGGTAGTGCCAGGCCTCCTAAATTATATGGCAGCTGCACTACTAATTTGTGGTATTTTTCTGTGCTGTGCCATATAAAATCTGAGAGGTATTTATTGAGTTCATTAAAATTATTTCTTTTGTTATATATAATGGCATCGTCTGGAGAAACAAAAGTCTGGTGAAAACCTTCATTTTAAATCAGATGAATTCTACCCATCCATTATGATGGCAGGTCCATCCACCTATCTAGGTCTTCATTAACCCTAAGTACAGGTGCAAAGCTGCTGTTAGACAGGTTAGCTGCTATTAGACAGATTGTGAAGTTTATTCAACAAGAAAAATTGAATGAGTTTCCGTTCAAATTGACAAAGTGTTGTCACTCACGCTCCCTAGGGGCATAGCTTCTGatttataaaaatacattttgtagTCAGAAAAAGGAGCTAAACCTCTTAATTGAGTCAATAAGAATGGGAATAAAGGTTTCTGGGTTAGAAATTAATAGCAAAATATCATTGCATATAGAGatatttttaatattttatttatttaactaggaaagtcagttaagaacaaattcttatttacaacgatggcctaccccggccaaacccggccgacactgggccaattgtgcaccgccctatggggaCTCCCAATCAAGTCCGGTTGTGATACTGCCTGGATATAATGTTGTTTTTTCATAATAAGAATGACAGCCCCTCTGTTTTTAGAATTATAGGATTAGTAAAACACTTTGCCTATACAGTCTCACTTTAATTTCTAATGTTCCAAGTCAGTCAGATGTCTGTCCTGTAGGAGAGCAATCTGTTCCTTTTCACTTTTAGGATGAATGAATTCCTTTCAAACGAATAGTAGGTATCTTTAAAATGATGGGGGTTTGCTGTTGTTACAGAATCCGCAACATGCTATGAAAGAGCaataaaacctgtctgatcattTTTAACATATTTGGCCAACATTAAGATAAAGAAAAACCAACCGTATACATCCAACATTAAGATAAAGAAAAAACAACCTTATACATCCAACATTAAGATAAAGAAAAACCAACCTTATACATCCAACATTACATAACAGAATATAAACACTTCTGAAAATAAATATAATGTGGTCTAGGTCATCGTCTCCTATGAGCATCTTCATCATTGGTCCAAATAAAATGTTCAGATTTTACCATTAGCTACCCTGGTACCGTCAATGAGGCCTTTACCCAAATGGAAGTAGATATCAATGCAATTAAAACTGCATTCAATTTTGCATTCAGTCAGAAAAGCCATTAGCTGAAAGATAATTCATATTGAATTAATTATTATAACCTAATAATACTAATGATAAagtcataataatagtaatagtgcGCTGGGAAGGAGAAAAGAAAATTCATGATTACAAACTTCCATTAATTAAACAAGCTCCTAGTTTAATAAGAACACAATAGACTTAAGAAAGAAGAGGGATTCGTTCATGACAGCTGGCTTCTTAATCAAATGTCAGAACAAATCCCATTCTGCTTCCTATTATAGACAGCAAAGTCAAACAGAACAACCTCTCAATATTTCAATCCCAGTCAAAGTCAGGGCGAGTCTATAATGGCTCATTAATCTATCAACCTTAATTATTCGGGCCATATTATGATTGTCGGTCGTCCAACCGCTCGAGTAATTGTATCCCTCTGAGCTCTCAGCTCCAACATAAAAAACATTGAACCATTCATGGGGAGTAAAAAAAGACAAAATAGCGGGGTCTTTGGAACCTCTATCCTGAGAACGGACAGACACCCAATCAATATAAAAATCCAAACAGAATAGACTCGTACAATCgactactgttgaccataggTGCGCTCGACCCCACCCGCCTCGAGTCATTGGTCGGCTGAGGCCCCTGCCCCCTGGGTCCAAAGGGATTTTCCAAGGATGAGAAAGACCCCGCCCAGCCGGCCGCCCCGACAGGCATAGAGACGGGCGCACCCACAAACCCCACTTCCACATAAAAGTAGCATCATATGTTGAACCAAAATAAATCAGATCTATGAATAGTTAAATAGAATTTTCATCCACACAAAACattaacagtaccagtcaaaggtttggacacacctactcattcactaATTTTCTTAATATTACAAATGTTCTACAATATAGAATAATaaagaagacatcaaaactatgaaataacacatatgtaatcatgtagcaaccaaaaaaatgttaaacaaataaaaatatatttaatattttagattcttcaaagtagccaccatttaccttgacaactttgcacactcttggcattctctcaaccagcttcacctggaatgcttttccaacagtcttgaagttcccacatatgctgagtgtgcaaagctagcacagactggaatatgatcTGGGATTCATcgaatggcattgaggagtataccaccggtcatcggcttcatcaataagtgcatcgatgatgttgtccccacagtgaccgtacgtacatatcccaaccagaagcgatgtattacaggcaacatccgcatcaaactaaaggctagagctgccgctttcaaggagtgggacactaatccggactcttataagaaatcccgcaacACCATGAAACAAGCAAAGAgccaatacaggattaagattgaatcctactataccagctctgacgctcgtcagatgtgtcAGGGCTTGAAATCTATTACAGACAaaaaagggaaacccagatgAGAGCTGTCCTGTGATGTGAGCTACCAGATGAGCTAATTGCCTTTCacgctcacttcgaggcaagcaacactgaagcatgctagcgtcccacctcgacaacagccagtgaaattgcagagcgccatattcaaatacagaaatactaatttaaaaattcagaaaacatacaggtattttacataggtttaaagatgaacttcttgtgaatccaaccagcgtgtcagatttcaaaaaggctttacggcgaaagcataccttatgattatttgagaacatcgcccagtagacaaatcattacaaacagtaaccagccaagtagaagagttacacaagtcagatatagagataaaattaatcacttacctttgataatcttcatatgtttgcactcagaagatattaatttactcaataaatgtttgttttgttcgataaagtctctttatatccaaaaaataTTTTTCCCGCacattttcttcagtaatccacaggctcaaacgaagtcacaacaggcagacaaaaaaatcaaaactgtatctgtaaaagttcatagaaacatgtcaaacgatgtttatattcaatcctctggatgtttttagcctaaataatcgataatatttcaaccagacaataacgttgtcaatataaaaggtaaacaagaaaggcactctctcggtcacgcccatgaaaaagctctgtgacactgcagggtccactcattcagactgctcttactccctcatttttcagaatacaagcctgaaacaatttctaaagactgttgacatctagtgggaggcataggaactgcaatttgtgtcctaagtcaatggatactgtaatggcattgaatacaAAACCAAAAAAATcctacttcctggatggatttttctcaggttttcccctgccaaatcagttctgttatacccacagacactattttaacagttttgtaaactttagagtgttttctatccaaatataccacTTACATGCaaatcctatcttctgggcctgagtagcaggcagtttaatttgggcacgcttttcatctaaAATTcctgaatgctgccccctaccctagagaagttaaacaGCTCAACATTCACAAATCCGCGgagccagacagattaccaggacatgtactcaaagcatgcacggaccaactggcaagtgtcttcactgacattttcaacctgtaccTGACCGAGTCTAtgatacctacatgtttcaagcagaccaacataGTCTGTGTGcacaaggaagcgaaggtaacctacctaaatgattaccgccccgtagcattcatgtcggtagccatgaagtactttgaaaggctggtcatggctcacatcaacagcatcctcccggataccctagacccactccaattcgcattccgccccaacagatccacagatgacgcaatctcaatcgcactacacaatgccctttcccatctggacaaaaggaacacctatgtaagaatgcttttcattgactacagctcagcgttcaacaccatagtgcccacgaagctcaccattaagctaaggaccctaggactaaacacctccctctgcaactggttcctggacttcctgacgggccacccccaggtggtaagggtaggcaacaacccgTCTgtcccactgatcctcaacactggggcccctcaagggtgtgtactttgtcccctcctgtaatcctgtagaggagcaggttgagagtttcaagtgtTCCCATCACCGACGAActaccatggtccaaacacaccaagacagtcgtgaagagggcacgacaaaaccttttccccctcaggagactgaaatgatttggcaGATTTtctaaaagttctacagctgcacaattgagagcatcctgaccggttgcattaccgtctggtttggcaactgctcagcatctgaccgtaaggcggtacagagggtaatgcgtacggcccagtacatcactgggccaagattcctgccatccagaacctatataataggcggtgtcagaggaaagcccataaaattgtcagagactccagtcacccaagtcataggctGTTTTCCCTGCTACCGCAAAGCAAgcggaccaaaaggctccttaacagcttctacccccaagccataagactgctgaacaattaataaaatggccaccggactatttacattaagccccttccatttgttttgtacattgCTGCTACTACccggtttattatctatgcatagtcattacctcgactaacctgtacccccgcacactgacttggtaccggtacctcccgtatatagcctcattattgttattgtgttactttttatttttttactttagttaatttggtaaatactttcttaactcttcttgaactgcactgttggttaagggcttgtaagtaagcatttcacggtaaggtctacactgttggttaagggcttgtaagtaagcatttcacggtaaggtctacactgttggttaagggcttgtaagtaagcatttcacggtaaggtctacactgttggttaagggcttgtaagtaagcatttcacggtaaggtctacactgttggttaagggcttgtaagtaagcatttcacggtaaggtctacacttgttgtattcggcgcatgtgacaaataaagttggatttgattaAAGAGGTGGTTGGGTGTTTTAAACAGCCTTTCTGAATCTCATACTTCCCATtcctactttaaagaatctcaaatataaaatctattttgatttgtttaacccttttttgtttactacaagATATGTATGTGTACTACAAGATAtgtatgtgttacttcatagttttgaagtcttactattattctacaatgtagaaaattgtacaaataaagaaacacccttgaatgagtaggtgtgtccaaacttttgactggtactgtatatacagttagCCTGTATCGTCCCGTTTGAATGACATGAAGCATGTGACCAGAATGCAATAGTCACCGTTAGGCTATTTCACCAATAAATCATATCCAGTTGAAGTGCGTAGTCGTACAGCATACTTCACAACATTACATCATGGGTGATTGTCATTTCCTTCAGTCTTTAGTGAGTGCTTTATATCCATTTGACTGTAGTGTGTCCGC is a genomic window containing:
- the LOC124038379 gene encoding tubulin beta chain-like, with protein sequence MREIVYIQAGQCGNQIGAKFWEVISEEHGINCTGDYVGDSDLQLDKISVYFNESSFSKYVPRAILVDLEPGTMDSVRCGHIGHLFKPDNFIFGQSGAGNNWAKGHYTEGAELVEAVMDVVRKEADNCDCLQGFQLTHSLGGGTGSGMGTLLINKIQEEYPDRMMATFSVVPSPKVSDTVVEPYNATLSVHQLLENTDETFCIDNEAIYDICFRKLKLPTPTYGDLNHLVSVTMSGVTTCLRFPGQLNADLRKLAVNMVPFPRLHFFILGFAPLTNRGGLQYRALTVPELTQQAFDAKNMMAACDPRNGRYLTAAMVFRGHMSMREVDEQMLAIQNKNSSYFVDWIPNNIKTAVCNIPPPGLKLSATFIGNNTAIQELFKRLSEQFTAMFRRKAFLHWYTGEGMDEMEFTEAESNMNDLVSEYQQYQDATTEEEVFEDEEEEKGIA